A genomic region of Raphanus sativus cultivar WK10039 chromosome 6, ASM80110v3, whole genome shotgun sequence contains the following coding sequences:
- the LOC108805715 gene encoding 60S ribosomal protein L8-1, translating to MGRVIRAQRKGAGSVFKSHTHHRKGPAKFRSLDYGERNGYLKGVVTEIIHDPGRGAPLARVAFRHPFRYKKQKELFVAAEGMYTGQFLYCGKKATLVVGNVLPLRAIPEGAVVCNVEHHVGDRGVLARASGDYAIVISHNPDNDTTRVKLPSGSKKIVPSGCRAMIGQVAGGGRTEKPMLKAGNAYHKYRVKRNSWPKVRGVAMNPVEHPHGGGNHQHIGHASTVRRDAPPGQKVGLIAARRTGRLRGQAAASAAKAD from the exons ATGGGTCGTGTCATCAGAGCTCAACGTAAGGGAGCAGGTTCCGTCTTCAAATCCCACACCCACCACCGCAAGGGTCCAGCCAAGTTCCGCAGCCTCGACTACGGCGAGAGAAATGGATACCTCAAGGGCGTCGTGACGGAGATCATCCACGATCCTGGCCGTGGTGCGCCGCTAGCTCGCGTCGCGTTCCGTCATCCTTTCCGTTACAAGAAGCAGAAGGAGCTCTTCGTTGCCGCCGAGGGTATGTACACGGGGCAGTTCTTGTACTGCGGTAAGAAAGCCACTCTCGTTGTCGGAAATGTTCTCCCGCTTAGAGCTATTCCTGAAGGAGCTGTTGTCTGTAACGTCGAGCATCATGTCGGTGATCGTGGTGTGCTCGCTAGAGCTTCTGGTGATTACGCTATCGTTATTTCACACAACCCTGACAACGACACTACTAG GGTCAAGTTGCCATCTGGTTCGAAGAAGATTGTTCCTAGTGGGTGCAGGGCCATGATTGGTCAAGTTGCAGGTGGTGGAAGGACCGAGAAGCCGATGCTCAAGGCAGGAAACGCGTACCACAAATACCGTGTGAAGAGGAACTCATGGCCTAAGGTTCGTGGTGTGGCTATGAATCCAGTGGAGCATCCCCATGGAGGAGGTAACCATCAGCACATTGGTCACGCTAGTACTGTTAGACGTGATGCACCTCCGGGACAGAAGGTTGGTCTTATTGCTGCTAGGAGAACTGGTCGTCTCAGAGGTCAAGCTGCTGCTTCTGCTGCCAAGGCCGACTAG
- the LOC108806071 gene encoding peptidyl-prolyl cis-trans isomerase Pin1 yields MASRDQVKASHILIKHQGSRRKASWKDPEGKIIMTTTREAAVEQLKSIREDILSGKANFEDVATRVSDCSSAKRGGDLGPFGRGQMQKPFEEATYALKVGDISEIVDTDSGVHIIKRTA; encoded by the exons ATGGCGTCGAGAGACCAAGTCAAGGCCTCGCACATTCTGATCAAGCATCAAGGATCTCGCAGGAAGGCGTCGTGGAAGGATCCGGAAGGCAAGATCATCATGACTACCACGAGGGAAGCAGCCGTCGAACAGCTTAAATCGATCCGTGAAGACATCCTCTCTGGCAAAGCCAACTTCGAGGATGTGGCCACTCGTGTTTCCGACTGTAGCTCTGCTAAACGCGGCGGCGATCTAG GTCCATTTGGGCGAGGTCAAATGCAGAAACCGTTTGAGGAAGCAACATACGCATTGAAGGTGGGAGATATAAGCGAGATTGTGGACACAGACAGTGGAGTCCATATCATAAAGAGAACAGCTTGA